The stretch of DNA ACATGAGCTGCCTCATTACATCCTCTAGGGATATGAGTGAAGACAAAAGAAGTGCCTCTAACTAAATTTATAATAACTCTGATAATGGGACCCACCAGGGATCTATCCATTCCAGGAGCTTTAATCTTCCTAACAACATTTAAACAGTCAGAGGCCACTATAACATGCTGGAGATTCATGTCTTTTGCATAGACAACTGCATGTCGAACCGCCAAAGCTTCAGCTAGTTCAGGATCAGCTGCAATGTCCATCTTTTGGCAAGAAGCAGATATAAACTTCCCACAATGATCACGGATGACAACACCCATTCCTATAGAAGGCGGATCATTTAAGATTGCTGCATCTACGTTGGCCATCATCCATCCATCCGGCGGTGGAGTCCATTTCGAAACAAGATTATTAGACTCACACCTGTGATATGTTGATGGCTTAAATATGTGCAGCAGGATCATCTCCACATAAGCTTTCACCTTTTCAACAATCATTCGTGGGTGCATCACATTCTCCCCATTTCTAGCTGaatttcttgcttcccaaataTGCCAAAGAGTAACTGTGAGTAATGTAGCTTCTCCTTTAGATGCTGCAGCAAGAAAAATCAAAGAGCCAATGTTTAACTGATATGAAATGTTGGAACTTAAGTTTAAGGCCAGAACACCTTTTGATGAGGTGCCAAACTACAGAGGCATGCTGGCACATAAACATAGCATGCTCTAAAGTTTCCTCCCGACCGCAAAAGAAACACATATCAGAAGTAAAAATATGCCTACCCTTTAATAGTACCCCTGTAGGCAAACAGTCATGGGCAATTCTCCAAAGTAGAATCTTCATTTTTGGTGGTGCCTTGATGGACCTGAGTTAAGCTATGAAAATTTTCCAATCTTGTAAGACAGTAGCCAGATTTCACAGTATATATTCCTGCTTGGAAACCTCCATTTTTTCTGCTGCCGGGATCACCGCTCAGCTTACGCCAAAAGAACTCAGACGCCGCGATAAATGGTGAATaacttagagcaactccaacaaatTGATCTTCCTCTTTCCCTTTTTCACTTTTTCTCAATATAGGAGATTGATGTTGAAAAAACCTACTCCAATAGATTGATTTTTCATCTCCCTTTTCCCTTTATTTTTCTCATTCCCCAATAATTTCTCTCCAATCcccaataaaaaaaagagacatcgcatctccctttccatatagaaagaaggaaaaatcaatctgctggagcacttctttcatatatgttgaaattgaaaaaaaaaattcctatatagtgagaaaagaaaaaaaaatcaatctgttAGAGTTGCTCTTAGCTCCACATCCGGATTTAAGCTTCCGATTCCCTGGCGGCAACCAGAGAACGTACGAATCATCTAAGCCCAAGATGCTACCACATTGCCCGGTTTCAGACAATTGTTTTAAGATGCTACCACATTGCCCGGTTTCAGACACAATCGTTTGAAGATGTACAAACAGACAAGATGCATACCAGGGCATGCACCAATAACACACTTGACAAACGAAACAGTTCATTCGACTAGAAAATGTTTGAAATAATAGTCGCAGAAGTTGACAGATAACACGGTTTACCACTCAAGATTATACTGCCACAAAGTTTTACCGAACTACTGAAAATAAGGGGCCAGATGTTCCACAAAACTGGTGACGCGCGAAAGCACAGCTTCTCAATACTTGATCGGGGCAAGAATCTCCAGCTGAGATCCCAGCTTCTCCTCAGCAGCCTTCTCAGCCTTGACACGGAGCTTAGCCAGTTGCTTCCTCCTCTCATAGGCAACCTtggccttctccttcctcttctcctcGAGTTCCTGATTAAGGACAAACACATGGTGAATGAGACATTATGACTGGCAAGCTAATTTACAGGAGCAGCAAATAACAT from Panicum virgatum strain AP13 chromosome 9K, P.virgatum_v5, whole genome shotgun sequence encodes:
- the LOC120649724 gene encoding uncharacterized protein LOC120649724 — its product is MKILLWRIAHDCLPTGVLLKASKGEATLLTVTLWHIWEARNSARNGENVMHPRMIVEKVKAYVEMILLHIFKPSTYHRCESNNLVSKWTPPPDGWMMANVDAAILNDPPSIGMGVVIRDHCGKFISASCQKMDIAADPELAEALAVRHAVVYAKDMNLQHVIVASDCLNVVRKIKAPGMDRSLVGPIIRVIINLVRGTSFVFTHIPRGCNEAAHVIARLAHQNAGFIWSYNAPESIRAILCNDLLN